Proteins encoded in a region of the Vicia villosa cultivar HV-30 ecotype Madison, WI linkage group LG5, Vvil1.0, whole genome shotgun sequence genome:
- the LOC131607444 gene encoding phospholipase A1-II 1-like, translating into MGSIARTWRELSGQSKWKSLLDPLNIDLRRYVLHYGQFAQSTYDAFNFEKLSKYAGNCLYSKRDFFSKVHLENNNPFKYTVTKYLYATSKASDSESFLLRSFSKDAWSLESNWIGYVAVATDEGKIALGRRDIVVAWRGTIQGSEWVTNFHLDLDPAPLIFGSESLAQLHNGFYSLYTSANKNLQSARDQVLNEIRRLVELYKDEEISITITGHSLGAALATINAVDIVTNKFNIPKDQPQKACPVTTFAFASPRVGNSSFAKIFSDFKNLRALVIRNETDVVPKSLLLVYYAVGEELLIDTRKSKYLKSGVSTHNMEVYLHGVAGTQGSKGGFNLEGVRDIALVNKSNDGLKDEYNVPGSWRVVENKGMVQQSDGIWKLMEEHNDDILAIRAKV; encoded by the exons ATGGGTAGCATAGCAAGAACATGGAGAGAACTTAGTGGCCAAAGTAAGTGGAAAAGTCTATTAGATCCACTAAACATTGACCTTCGTAGGTATGTCCTACACTATGGACAATTTGCTCAATCTACATATGATGCTTTCAACTTTGAAAAGTTATCTAAGTATGCTGGTAATTGTCTTTATTCTAAAAGGGATTTCTTTTCCAAGGTTCATTTGGAAAACAATAACCCTTTTAAGTATACTGTAACCAAGTATCTGTATGCAACATCCAAAGCAAGTGATAGTGAATCCTTTCTCTTGAGGTCATTTTCAAAGGATGCTTGGAGCTTGGAGTCAAATTGGATAGGGTATGTTGCTGTTGCCACTGATGAAG GTAAAATAGCATTAGGGAGAAGGGACATAGTTGTTGCTTGGAGAGGAACAATTCAAGGTTCAGAGTGGGTTACCAATTTTCATTTAGATTTGGATCCTGCTCCACTAATATTTGGTAGTGAATCTCTTGCACAACTACACAATGGTTTTTACTCTCTTTATACTTCCGCTAATAAGAATTTACAAAGTGCCAGAGATCAG gtTCTAAACGAGATTAGAAGACTTGTGGAGCTATATAAGGATGAAGAAATCAGCATAACTATAACTGGACACAGTTTAGGTGCTGCACTTGCAACTATAAATGCTGTGGACATAGTTACTAACAAATTCAACATCCCTAAAGACCAACCTCAAAAAGCATGTCCAGTAACAACCTTTGCGTTTGCTTCCCCTCGTGTTGGAAACTCAAGTTTTGCAAAGATTTTCTCCGActtcaaaaatttgagagctttgGTTATTCGAAATGAGACGGATGTTGTTCCGAAAAGTCTCTTACTTGTGTATTATGCGGTTGGAGAGGAATTGTTAATCGATACAAGGAAATCTAAGTACTTGAAAAGTGGGGTTAGTACACATAACATGGAGGTTTATTTGCATGGAGTTGCGGGAACACAAGGGAGTAAAGGAGGGTTTAATTTGGAGGGGGTTCGGGATATTGCACTTGTGAATAAAAGTAATGATGGTTTGAAAGATGAATATAATGTGCCTGGAAGTTGGAGGGTTGTTGAGAACAAGGGTATGGTTCAACAATCTGATGGTATTTGGAAGCTTATGGAAGAACATAATGATGATATTCTAGCAATTCGTGCAAAGGTGTAA